A region from the Corynebacterium halotolerans YIM 70093 = DSM 44683 genome encodes:
- a CDS encoding SDR family oxidoreductase, with product MTQRVLITAGASGIGWAIAQAFLAQGSQVHVFDVDQGAVDNVLGGRENLSGSVGDVTSEEDVVRLVRALREKWGGLDVLVSNAGIAGPTAPVEDYEPAAWRSVVDVNLNGSFNVVHQIVPLLKDSGGGSILVMSSLAGRFGYPNRIAYSTTKWGLIGFTKTLSLELGPHGITVNSIHPGAVQGERLDRVFEGRAELSGRSIEEEKAAGMENQAIKSFTDPADIGALAVFLSGPHARTISGQQFPIDGDSKAAQ from the coding sequence ATGACTCAGCGAGTTCTGATCACAGCCGGTGCCAGCGGAATTGGATGGGCCATCGCCCAGGCCTTCCTGGCGCAGGGAAGCCAGGTCCACGTCTTTGACGTCGATCAGGGTGCCGTGGACAACGTCCTGGGCGGCCGGGAGAACCTCAGCGGCAGCGTCGGCGATGTCACCTCTGAGGAGGATGTCGTCCGGCTCGTCCGCGCTCTCCGGGAGAAGTGGGGTGGGCTCGACGTCCTGGTCAGCAACGCCGGCATCGCCGGCCCCACTGCCCCAGTGGAGGACTACGAGCCCGCGGCCTGGAGGTCCGTGGTCGACGTCAATCTCAACGGCTCCTTCAATGTGGTTCATCAGATCGTGCCCTTGTTGAAGGACAGCGGTGGTGGTTCCATCCTGGTCATGTCCTCACTCGCCGGTCGCTTCGGGTATCCGAACCGTATCGCCTACTCCACCACCAAGTGGGGCCTGATCGGATTCACCAAGACCCTGTCCCTGGAGCTCGGGCCGCACGGCATCACGGTCAACTCGATCCACCCCGGCGCGGTACAGGGAGAACGCCTGGACCGGGTGTTCGAGGGGCGGGCTGAGCTTTCGGGACGAAGTATCGAGGAGGAGAAGGCCGCGGGAATGGAGAACCAGGCGATCAAGTCCTTCACGGATCCGGCGGATATCGGGGCGCTCGCGGTGTTCCTCAGCGGCCCGCACGCCCGGACGATCTCAGGACAGCAGTTCCCCATCGACGGTGACTCCAAGGCGGCGCAGTAG
- a CDS encoding DeoR/GlpR family DNA-binding transcription regulator has protein sequence MTRVIPATTQERRRERIVAFVTRHGSARVEQLAEHFDVSAMTIHRDLEALATEHLLERIRGGARSVSPSMSELGVGQRRQLHRDIKEALCAAAARLIPEGTVVAVDDSTTLEPLVEGLPESSPSALITHSLKAMSDHRNRAGMTGIRMIGCGGLYFAETDSFLGATTSEQLSRLSADISFVSTTSVRAVTGGGAALFHPDMEAADTKRTLIGIGATRVLVLDSSKFDAPGVFRVAPLEEFDHIVVDWRVSPTQRELLAQSPAHVHVVGPDGTGYDEHPDTTTDEKEDRP, from the coding sequence ATGACCCGAGTAATCCCCGCCACCACTCAGGAGCGCCGGCGCGAACGAATCGTGGCCTTCGTCACCCGCCACGGTTCCGCCCGAGTGGAGCAGCTGGCGGAGCACTTCGATGTCAGCGCGATGACCATCCATCGTGACCTGGAAGCGCTGGCCACCGAACACCTGCTGGAACGGATCCGGGGTGGCGCCCGCTCCGTCTCGCCCTCGATGAGCGAACTCGGGGTGGGGCAGCGGCGCCAGCTCCACCGTGACATCAAGGAAGCGCTGTGTGCCGCCGCCGCCCGGCTGATCCCGGAGGGAACGGTCGTCGCCGTCGACGATTCCACTACATTGGAACCCCTGGTGGAGGGGCTTCCCGAGAGCAGCCCCTCGGCCCTGATCACCCACTCGCTGAAGGCAATGAGCGATCATCGCAACCGTGCCGGGATGACCGGGATCCGGATGATCGGCTGCGGGGGGCTCTACTTCGCGGAAACTGACTCGTTCCTCGGGGCGACCACCTCGGAACAGCTCTCCCGCCTGTCGGCCGACATCTCGTTCGTGTCCACCACCTCGGTGCGCGCCGTCACCGGGGGAGGGGCCGCACTGTTCCACCCCGACATGGAGGCCGCGGACACGAAACGCACCCTCATCGGAATCGGGGCGACCCGCGTGCTCGTGCTCGACTCCAGCAAATTCGACGCCCCCGGCGTCTTCCGGGTCGCCCCGCTCGAGGAGTTCGACCACATCGTCGTCGACTGGCGGGTCAGCCCCACCCAGCGGGAACTGCTGGCGCAGTCCCCGGCCCACGTCCACGTCGTGGGGCCGGACGGCACGGGATACGACGAACACCCCGACACCACAACGGACGAAAAGGAAGACCGCCCATGA
- a CDS encoding MFS transporter — protein sequence MSKFQITAVSIALMLVILDGFEVGIMAFAAPQIQEQMGISPDVLGYVLSASLFGMAIGSIFLTPLADRFGRRPLTLAMLVLIVAGMVLTITAPTAGMLILWRVVTGLGIGGMMANLNALVAEYSSDARRTTAIAIYAAGYPIGATIAGAIAGPLIPAFGWHAMFIAGTILAAIALLTSWALLPESLDYLLGRRPANALNRVNQILGKMHLAPLSELPDRDPTEENPAENKGTIREVLTPPTLRLTIALWVGYGLLVASYYFANTWIPTILTNVSGDPQLGITMGIGANLGGVLGCFIFAALAIRFSGRHLLFLTLFAAAGSYLLFGLIFDIVPVAIAVGFLLGVLTTGAIAGFYAVAPTVYSARSRATGIGWMIGLGRLVSVVAPIIVGYILAGGMAPERVFIAFAVPLVIAGVAALSLLMGRRNAAMAD from the coding sequence ATGTCGAAGTTTCAGATCACCGCGGTTTCCATTGCCCTGATGCTCGTGATCCTGGATGGCTTCGAGGTCGGCATCATGGCGTTTGCCGCACCGCAGATCCAGGAGCAGATGGGCATCAGCCCGGACGTTCTGGGCTATGTCCTGAGCGCGAGCCTCTTCGGTATGGCCATCGGCTCGATCTTCCTGACCCCGTTGGCGGATCGCTTCGGCCGTCGCCCCCTCACCCTGGCGATGCTGGTGTTGATTGTCGCCGGCATGGTGCTGACCATCACGGCACCGACCGCCGGAATGCTGATCCTGTGGCGGGTGGTGACCGGCCTCGGTATCGGCGGCATGATGGCCAATCTCAACGCGCTGGTGGCGGAGTACTCCTCGGATGCACGTCGCACCACCGCCATCGCCATCTACGCGGCGGGGTACCCAATCGGTGCCACAATCGCCGGTGCCATCGCCGGTCCGCTCATCCCCGCGTTCGGGTGGCACGCCATGTTCATCGCCGGCACCATCCTGGCTGCCATCGCGTTGCTGACCAGTTGGGCCCTGCTGCCGGAGTCACTCGACTACCTGTTGGGACGGCGCCCCGCCAACGCCCTCAATCGGGTCAACCAGATCCTCGGCAAGATGCACCTGGCGCCTCTGAGCGAACTGCCGGACCGGGACCCCACTGAAGAGAACCCCGCGGAGAACAAGGGAACCATCCGCGAGGTGCTCACTCCGCCGACGCTGCGTCTGACGATCGCCCTGTGGGTCGGTTACGGCCTGCTCGTGGCCTCCTACTACTTCGCCAACACCTGGATCCCGACGATCCTGACCAACGTCAGTGGGGACCCGCAGCTGGGCATCACCATGGGCATCGGCGCCAACCTCGGTGGCGTGCTGGGTTGCTTCATCTTCGCCGCATTGGCCATCCGCTTCAGCGGTCGCCACCTGCTGTTCCTGACGCTGTTCGCCGCCGCCGGCTCCTACCTGCTCTTCGGCCTGATCTTCGACATCGTGCCGGTCGCCATCGCCGTCGGATTCCTCCTCGGTGTGCTGACGACCGGAGCGATCGCCGGGTTCTACGCCGTGGCCCCCACCGTCTACTCCGCCCGCTCCCGGGCAACCGGAATCGGCTGGATGATCGGCTTGGGCCGCCTGGTCTCAGTCGTCGCACCGATCATCGTCGGTTACATCCTGGCCGGCGGAATGGCGCCGGAGCGGGTCTTCATCGCCTTCGCCGTGCCCCTCGTCATTGCCGGTGTGGCCGCGCTGTCCCTGTTGATGGGCCGGCGGAACGCCGCCATGGCCGACTAA
- a CDS encoding IclR family transcriptional regulator — translation MASRDEVPSGEPPAPVESVDRALRLLIYLRDHDSISVKEAAEHLGIAASTAHRLLSTLTRRDFTVQDFSRRYRMGAVLSSTAPDWVTEPALRDVALQPLTELQARVKDTVQVMMLHGGNIRFIEGVEPDAILRVIRRVDDEMPAFVSAGGKAILGQLSNQEVEEIYRRGLAEWPTRRVHTMKMLKRMLTQVRRVGYGLSMEETEQGVVGVGVAVIGPDARPVAALTVAIPSVRFQRERIPEYVAALRDAAQQVQDELFGDFTVARS, via the coding sequence ATGGCGTCGCGGGATGAGGTGCCATCGGGGGAGCCACCGGCGCCCGTCGAATCAGTTGACCGTGCCCTCAGGCTGCTGATCTACCTGCGGGACCACGACTCGATCTCAGTGAAGGAGGCCGCCGAGCACCTCGGCATCGCGGCATCGACGGCGCACCGCCTACTGTCCACACTCACGCGACGTGATTTCACGGTCCAGGACTTCTCGCGGCGCTACCGGATGGGGGCGGTGCTATCGAGCACCGCCCCAGACTGGGTGACGGAGCCTGCACTTCGCGACGTCGCCCTCCAGCCACTGACGGAACTGCAGGCAAGGGTGAAGGATACCGTGCAGGTCATGATGCTGCACGGGGGCAACATTCGCTTCATCGAAGGAGTCGAACCGGATGCCATTCTGCGAGTGATCAGGCGGGTCGATGATGAGATGCCCGCCTTTGTCTCTGCCGGGGGAAAGGCGATTCTCGGGCAGTTGTCCAACCAGGAGGTGGAGGAGATCTACCGCAGGGGTTTGGCAGAGTGGCCCACCCGCCGGGTACACACCATGAAGATGCTGAAGCGGATGCTGACGCAGGTTCGACGGGTCGGCTACGGCCTGAGCATGGAAGAGACCGAGCAGGGGGTGGTCGGCGTGGGGGTCGCCGTTATCGGGCCCGATGCCCGGCCGGTGGCCGCTCTGACCGTCGCGATCCCGAGCGTGCGTTTCCAACGGGAGCGGATACCTGAGTATGTGGCGGCCCTTCGGGATGCTGCCCAGCAAGTCCAGGATGAGCTGTTCGGAGACTTCACCGTCGCACGTTCCTGA
- a CDS encoding mannitol dehydrogenase family protein — MSPLQLNNTNLGTITEVSGTAVPHYDRSRITPGIVHFGVGGFHRAHQAMYLDRLMQSGEALDWGIIGMGVMPGDVRMRDALAGQDHLYTLSTKVADGHVEQRVIGSIIDYIFTPDDPTAAVATLADPRIRIVSLTVTEGGYNIDPATGEFDHGNGHIAHDRAELRAGRHDSLRTFFGLITAALQTRRTAGMAPFTVMSCDNIQGNGDLAEHYFLAFAESVDPALAEWMRREVAFPNSMVDRITPETTDDDRAEIAATGYIDAWPVVAEDFTQWVLEDRFVAGRPAFERVGVEVVDDVVPYELMKLRLLNASHQGLCYFGHLAGHHMVHGVLADERFRRFLLAYMEREATPTLRPLPGVDLDAYRHKLIERFGNAAVKDTVPRLCAESSDRIPKWLLPVVRENLANGGDVTLSAAIVASWARYAEGVDEQGRSITVVDRLAGRLQENASHNRVDILAFLRDRELFGDLADLPAFTEPYARVLRSLHEKGAEATLDEILAEVGQPVGTVV; from the coding sequence ATGTCCCCGCTCCAGCTCAACAACACCAACCTCGGCACCATCACCGAGGTCTCCGGCACCGCCGTCCCCCACTACGACCGCTCCCGCATCACCCCCGGCATCGTCCACTTCGGTGTCGGCGGGTTCCACCGCGCCCACCAGGCCATGTACCTGGACCGCCTGATGCAGTCCGGCGAGGCGCTCGACTGGGGCATCATCGGCATGGGCGTCATGCCGGGCGATGTCCGCATGCGCGACGCCCTCGCTGGCCAGGACCACCTCTACACGCTGAGCACCAAGGTCGCCGACGGCCATGTCGAACAGCGCGTCATCGGCAGCATCATCGACTACATCTTCACCCCCGACGATCCCACGGCCGCCGTGGCAACGCTCGCCGACCCCCGGATCCGCATCGTCAGCCTCACCGTCACCGAGGGCGGCTACAACATCGACCCCGCCACCGGCGAGTTCGACCACGGCAACGGGCACATCGCCCACGACCGTGCCGAGCTCCGGGCCGGGCGGCACGATTCGCTGCGCACCTTCTTCGGACTGATCACCGCCGCCCTGCAAACCCGCCGCACCGCCGGAATGGCCCCGTTCACCGTGATGAGCTGCGACAATATCCAGGGCAACGGCGACCTCGCCGAGCACTACTTCCTCGCCTTCGCCGAGTCCGTGGACCCCGCCCTGGCCGAGTGGATGCGCCGTGAGGTCGCCTTCCCGAACTCCATGGTCGACCGCATCACCCCGGAGACCACCGACGACGACCGCGCCGAGATCGCCGCCACCGGCTACATCGACGCCTGGCCGGTGGTGGCCGAGGACTTCACCCAGTGGGTGCTCGAGGACCGCTTCGTGGCCGGGCGCCCCGCCTTCGAGCGGGTCGGCGTCGAGGTCGTCGATGACGTGGTGCCCTATGAGCTGATGAAGCTGCGCCTGCTCAACGCCTCCCACCAGGGCCTGTGCTACTTCGGGCATCTGGCCGGCCACCACATGGTCCACGGCGTCCTGGCTGACGAACGCTTCCGCCGATTCCTGCTGGCCTACATGGAACGCGAGGCCACCCCGACGCTGCGCCCACTGCCCGGCGTCGACCTGGACGCCTACCGCCACAAGCTCATCGAGCGCTTCGGCAACGCCGCGGTCAAGGACACCGTGCCGCGGCTGTGCGCCGAGTCCAGCGACCGCATCCCGAAGTGGCTGCTGCCGGTCGTGCGCGAGAACCTCGCCAACGGCGGAGACGTCACCCTCTCCGCCGCGATCGTCGCCTCCTGGGCCCGCTACGCCGAGGGCGTGGATGAACAGGGCCGGTCGATCACGGTGGTCGACCGCCTGGCCGGGCGGCTGCAGGAGAATGCCTCCCATAACCGCGTGGACATTCTCGCGTTCCTGCGCGACCGGGAACTCTTCGGTGATCTGGCGGACCTGCCCGCCTTCACCGAGCCCTACGCGCGGGTGCTGCGGTCACTGCACGAGAAGGGTGCGGAGGCCACGCTGGACGAGATTCTTGCCGAGGTGGGTCAGCCCGTGGGAACGGTGGTCTGA
- the xylB gene encoding xylulokinase encodes MTLVLGIDSSTQSCKAVLVDAATGEVVGQQRACHPTGTEVDPAAWLTAMDTATAGLIERADAVSVAGQQHGMVALDEHGEVVRPALLWNDTRSATAAEQLIEELGGPAACVEQTGSLHVASITATKLRWLRDHEPENAARTASVLLPHDYLTWHLGGRRRRTTDHGDASGTGYYSTRQRRWLPELAEQALGRAVELPELAEPNEQVGTLAGAPGGAAIAPGTGDNMAAALGLGLRPGDVSVSIGTSGVASAAVPDSVHDPAGLVTGFADATGAYLPLACTLNGARVLELGRRILGVEWDEFDALALAGEPGAGGLVLQPYLDGERTPNRPSATGVLVGLSSATTREDFARATVEGLLCSLRDAVGAVNDATGVEAERVLMIGGGAQSEAVRTIAPEIFGVDVVVPDPAEYVALGAARQAAWVLSGAEQPPQWPVPGTGAVARERNQDTLDRYAKLREATAGW; translated from the coding sequence ATGACGCTCGTACTGGGGATCGACAGCTCCACACAGTCCTGCAAGGCCGTGCTCGTCGACGCCGCGACCGGCGAGGTCGTCGGCCAGCAGCGCGCCTGCCACCCCACCGGCACCGAGGTCGACCCCGCCGCCTGGCTCACGGCCATGGACACCGCCACCGCAGGGCTGATCGAGCGTGCCGACGCCGTCTCCGTCGCCGGCCAGCAGCACGGCATGGTCGCCCTCGACGAGCACGGGGAGGTGGTCCGGCCCGCGCTGCTGTGGAACGACACCCGCTCGGCCACCGCCGCCGAACAGCTCATCGAGGAACTCGGCGGACCGGCCGCCTGCGTGGAGCAGACCGGCAGCCTGCACGTCGCCTCCATCACCGCCACCAAACTGCGGTGGCTGCGCGACCACGAACCGGAGAATGCCGCCCGCACCGCAAGCGTGCTGCTTCCGCACGACTACCTCACCTGGCACCTGGGTGGCCGCCGGCGCAGGACCACCGACCACGGCGACGCCTCCGGCACCGGCTACTACAGCACGCGTCAGCGCCGCTGGCTGCCGGAACTCGCGGAACAGGCCCTCGGCCGCGCCGTCGAACTGCCGGAACTGGCAGAGCCGAACGAACAGGTCGGCACCCTGGCCGGGGCACCCGGGGGTGCGGCCATCGCGCCGGGCACCGGGGACAACATGGCCGCGGCCCTGGGCCTGGGCCTGCGCCCCGGCGACGTCAGCGTGTCCATCGGCACCTCCGGCGTCGCCTCGGCGGCAGTGCCGGACAGCGTGCACGACCCGGCGGGTCTGGTCACCGGCTTCGCCGACGCCACCGGCGCCTATCTGCCGCTGGCCTGCACCCTCAACGGGGCGCGCGTGCTGGAGCTGGGACGCCGCATCCTCGGCGTGGAGTGGGATGAGTTCGACGCCCTCGCCCTGGCCGGGGAACCCGGCGCCGGTGGGCTCGTGCTCCAGCCCTACCTAGACGGTGAGCGCACTCCCAACCGCCCGAGCGCCACCGGCGTCCTGGTCGGCCTGAGCAGCGCCACCACGCGGGAGGACTTCGCCCGCGCCACCGTCGAGGGCCTGTTGTGCTCCCTGCGGGATGCCGTCGGCGCTGTCAATGACGCCACCGGGGTCGAGGCCGAGCGCGTGCTGATGATCGGCGGGGGAGCCCAGTCGGAGGCGGTGCGCACAATTGCGCCGGAGATCTTCGGTGTCGACGTCGTGGTGCCGGACCCGGCCGAGTACGTCGCCCTCGGGGCCGCCCGCCAGGCAGCCTGGGTGCTGTCCGGGGCGGAGCAGCCCCCGCAGTGGCCGGTCCCCGGCACCGGTGCGGTGGCCCGAGAGCGCAATCAGGACACCCTTGACCGTTACGCGAAGCTGCGGGAGGCTACCGCGGGGTGGTGA
- a CDS encoding acetoacetate--CoA ligase, which yields MSTAIVTESTPQQHAPVTWRPTEEELRNCEMSRFARWSERRFDRQLPDFRALWHWSVTETTEFWRAIPEYFDVLGNGFADSSVLTDDTMPFATWFPGVSLNFAENVLRHASDPALRDNPAIMQVEEDGRRTAIRWAELESQVASLARTLKDLGVEPGDRVAAVLPNIPEAVIGLLAAASIGAVWTINSPDLSAEASVRRVRQLEPKVLFACDGYVFGGKELERRSHTAEVEENLPSLMATVLVRTLEPHRVAGEMVGHAHKDRQRVAFDEAVSTPTPPRYERVSFNAPLWVLFSSGTTGEPKGIVHGHGGMVLDSLKGISLHQDMGPGDVYYVAANTSWMVWNTLVQNLLVGAAIVTYAGSPKVTGKDHHFQIISDLKVTQFATGAAYLSMVEKSGLDPRRGRDLSALRSILSTGSPLPPSTWLWVHEAIKHDVHLGSDSGGTDICGGFLGSNPMEPVHLGFLQGPLLGVAAAAHDDDGRPLINEVGAMAVTRPLPSMPLFLWGDETGERYQSSYFTAEPGVWMHGDWVTRTEQGEFMVHGRADATLNRQGVRIGPSDIYDALQEIDELEDCLVLGVEEEDGGYWMPLFVVLADGAVLDDALRDRIRQTLRDRASARHVPDEIIETPAIPVTHTMKRLEVPLKRMFSSRPGGKPVNRDSVKNPEALDWFRAFAAARRSGQAA from the coding sequence ATGTCCACTGCCATCGTCACCGAATCAACGCCTCAGCAACACGCCCCCGTTACCTGGCGGCCGACCGAGGAAGAGCTCCGCAACTGCGAGATGAGCCGGTTCGCCCGGTGGTCAGAACGACGCTTTGATCGTCAGCTGCCGGACTTCCGGGCGCTGTGGCACTGGTCGGTCACGGAGACCACGGAATTCTGGCGGGCGATCCCGGAGTACTTCGACGTCCTCGGCAACGGTTTCGCCGACAGTTCCGTGCTGACGGATGACACCATGCCTTTCGCCACCTGGTTCCCGGGTGTAAGTCTCAATTTCGCCGAGAACGTGCTTCGCCACGCGTCCGACCCTGCCCTGCGCGATAACCCCGCCATCATGCAGGTGGAGGAGGACGGCCGTCGCACGGCGATCCGCTGGGCCGAACTCGAGTCCCAGGTCGCTTCATTGGCACGCACCCTGAAAGACCTGGGCGTTGAACCCGGCGATCGCGTGGCGGCGGTGCTGCCGAATATCCCGGAAGCCGTGATCGGCCTCCTGGCGGCAGCCTCCATCGGCGCGGTGTGGACCATCAACTCCCCAGATCTCTCCGCAGAGGCCAGTGTGCGGCGGGTCCGACAGCTGGAACCGAAGGTCCTGTTCGCCTGCGACGGCTACGTCTTCGGCGGTAAGGAACTGGAGCGGCGTTCCCACACGGCCGAGGTCGAGGAGAACCTCCCCTCACTGATGGCCACCGTCCTGGTCCGTACGCTGGAGCCGCATCGCGTGGCCGGCGAGATGGTCGGACATGCCCACAAAGACCGCCAACGGGTGGCCTTCGATGAAGCCGTCAGCACGCCAACTCCTCCGCGTTATGAGCGGGTGTCCTTCAACGCCCCGTTGTGGGTCCTGTTCTCCTCCGGCACCACCGGGGAACCGAAGGGGATCGTGCACGGCCACGGCGGGATGGTGCTGGACAGCCTCAAGGGCATTTCGCTGCACCAGGACATGGGACCGGGTGACGTCTACTATGTCGCCGCCAACACCTCCTGGATGGTGTGGAACACGCTGGTACAGAACCTGCTGGTTGGCGCGGCCATCGTCACCTATGCCGGTTCCCCGAAGGTGACCGGTAAGGACCACCACTTCCAGATCATCTCGGATCTGAAGGTGACCCAGTTCGCCACCGGCGCGGCGTACCTGTCCATGGTGGAGAAGTCCGGCCTGGACCCCCGGCGCGGGCGTGACCTCTCGGCGCTACGCTCCATCCTGTCGACTGGTTCCCCACTGCCGCCGAGTACCTGGCTCTGGGTCCACGAGGCGATCAAACATGATGTGCACTTGGGCTCGGATTCCGGCGGCACCGATATCTGCGGCGGTTTCCTTGGCTCCAACCCGATGGAACCGGTGCACTTGGGGTTCCTGCAGGGTCCACTGCTCGGCGTCGCCGCAGCAGCTCACGATGATGATGGTCGGCCGTTGATCAATGAGGTCGGTGCCATGGCGGTCACCCGCCCGCTGCCCTCGATGCCGCTGTTCCTCTGGGGCGATGAGACCGGCGAGCGCTACCAGTCGTCCTACTTCACGGCGGAGCCCGGGGTGTGGATGCACGGCGACTGGGTCACCCGCACCGAACAGGGCGAATTCATGGTTCACGGTCGCGCCGACGCCACCCTGAACCGGCAGGGCGTGCGCATCGGACCGTCGGATATCTATGACGCGCTGCAGGAGATCGATGAGCTCGAGGACTGCCTCGTGCTCGGCGTCGAGGAGGAAGACGGTGGCTACTGGATGCCGCTGTTCGTCGTCCTCGCCGACGGTGCCGTGCTGGACGACGCCTTGCGGGATCGTATCCGGCAGACCCTGCGCGACCGGGCGAGTGCCCGCCACGTTCCGGACGAGATCATCGAGACACCGGCGATCCCGGTGACCCACACGATGAAACGGCTGGAGGTGCCCCTCAAGCGGATGTTCAGTTCCCGCCCCGGTGGAAAGCCCGTCAACCGCGACTCGGTGAAAAACCCCGAGGCCCTGGACTGGTTCCGGGCCTTTGCAGCCGCCCGTCGTTCCGGTCAGGCGGCCTAG
- a CDS encoding RbtT/DalT/CsbX family MFS transporter — protein sequence MALHTTSAVGPAADTPPPAPRAGAGGLVERLGIPRPLIFGFVGLTIFMIGDGVETNILEPFLSSEHGFSVSLAGTLVTVYGVAVAIAAFFAAALSDLWGPRKVMMLGAAVWVTFELAFLCVALTTDLTWLIFLTYGLRGFGYPFFAYGFLVWITATAPAQQLGTGVGWFYVAFSAGLPTLGALTATVSMQFFDLTFYQTLWVSLGLVLIGSLIALLGVKERRGRFPLVSNPEAVSQTLGQGFRLLRHDRRARFVTYIRTINSIPTYAMAVFFPSFFTDDLGWQLGWFLILTTVIYAVNLPFNPFYGKLGDKFGWARTVFWAGAVACAVTLAMVYFIPIVALWLGASDTVAFAITLVAGALFGVSLAGYVPLSALAVSLDPKHPGAAMATYNLGVGGAVAVGPLLVAVLHPLIGATGLVLVMVALYFLSGWMSLQLKGTQPGFDGVPAIDGDAKIDDLTDAESTRH from the coding sequence ATGGCATTGCACACGACCTCCGCCGTCGGCCCAGCAGCCGACACCCCGCCCCCGGCACCGCGCGCCGGCGCCGGCGGACTGGTCGAGCGACTCGGCATCCCCCGTCCCCTGATCTTCGGCTTCGTCGGCCTGACCATCTTCATGATCGGCGACGGCGTGGAGACCAATATCCTCGAACCCTTCCTGAGTTCGGAGCATGGCTTCAGCGTCTCGCTGGCCGGCACCCTGGTCACCGTCTACGGCGTCGCCGTGGCCATCGCCGCCTTCTTCGCCGCCGCGCTCTCCGACCTGTGGGGCCCGCGCAAGGTGATGATGCTCGGCGCCGCCGTCTGGGTGACCTTCGAGCTGGCGTTCCTCTGCGTCGCCCTGACCACCGACTTGACCTGGTTGATCTTCCTCACCTATGGCCTGCGCGGCTTCGGCTACCCCTTCTTCGCCTACGGCTTCCTCGTGTGGATCACCGCCACCGCCCCGGCCCAGCAGCTGGGCACCGGCGTCGGCTGGTTCTACGTGGCATTCTCCGCCGGCCTGCCCACCCTCGGCGCCCTGACCGCCACCGTGTCCATGCAGTTTTTCGACCTGACCTTCTATCAGACGCTGTGGGTCTCCCTCGGCCTGGTGCTCATCGGCTCGCTGATCGCGTTGCTCGGCGTGAAAGAGCGCCGGGGCCGGTTCCCACTGGTCTCAAACCCGGAGGCGGTGAGCCAGACGCTCGGTCAGGGATTCCGGCTACTGCGCCACGACCGCCGCGCCCGCTTCGTCACCTATATCCGCACCATCAACTCCATCCCGACGTACGCGATGGCGGTGTTCTTCCCCTCCTTCTTCACCGATGACCTGGGCTGGCAGCTGGGCTGGTTCCTCATCCTGACCACCGTCATCTACGCGGTGAACCTGCCCTTCAATCCCTTCTACGGCAAGCTCGGCGATAAGTTCGGCTGGGCGCGCACCGTGTTCTGGGCCGGAGCCGTCGCCTGCGCCGTCACGCTCGCGATGGTCTACTTCATCCCGATCGTCGCCCTGTGGCTGGGTGCCTCCGACACCGTGGCCTTCGCGATCACCCTGGTCGCCGGCGCACTCTTCGGCGTCTCCCTGGCCGGCTACGTCCCGCTCTCGGCACTCGCGGTCTCCCTCGATCCGAAGCACCCCGGTGCCGCGATGGCCACCTACAACCTGGGCGTCGGCGGCGCGGTCGCCGTCGGCCCGCTGCTCGTGGCCGTCCTGCACCCGCTCATCGGCGCCACCGGGCTGGTCCTGGTGATGGTCGCCCTCTACTTCCTGTCCGGCTGGATGTCGCTGCAGCTCAAGGGCACCCAGCCCGGCTTCGACGGCGTTCCGGCCATCGACGGCGACGCCAAGATCGACGACCTCACCGACGCCGAGTCCACCCGCCACTGA